GGCGGCCTCTCTGATCAACTGGATGCTCACCCACCCAGACCTGTTCTCAGAACCAAACAGTCCCGAACGTCTCACGCTCAAAAAAGAAATCAAAGATTATCAGACTCAACGTGATAAGCTGAAACAGGCAATTCAAACCAAATCACAAACCGCAATGGCAATCATGGATGGCAGTGCGGAAAACGATCATGTCCTGATTCGTGGCAGCCATCAAAATCAAGGCCCCGTGGTCGAACGGCGATTCCTGGAAGCGCTCAACGGTGTCACTCCTGAGAATACCCCCGGAAGCGGACGGCTTGCATTGGCACGCGAGATCAATGATCCCGCAAATCCGCTTACGCATCGTGTGATTGTGAATCGCATCTGGGCGCACCTGTTCGGCAGAGGCATTGTCCCCAGCGTCGATAATTTCGGCGTCTTGGGTGAACGACCTTCGCATCCGGAGCTGCTGGACTATCTAGCCGTACAATTCCTGAAAGAAGGCCGCTCCCTTAAACAGATGATCAAGTCTCTTGTGCTGACCCAGACGTATCAGCAGGCCAGCCAGACCACATTGAATGTCTCGGAAATCGATCCCGATAATATTTATCTCCACAAAATGCCGTTAAAACGACTGGAAGGCGAATCCATTCGGGATGCGCTGCTGAGTATTTCCGGAAGACTCGATACGACAATGTACGGCTCTTCGATCCCGGTTCATCTCACCAGATTTATGGACGGTCGCGGCAAGCCGCCGGTCAACGGTCCGCTGGACGGAAAAGGCAGACGCTCGATCTACATCCAGGTCCGCCGGAATTTCCTCTCTCCGATGATGCTGGCATACGATACCCCCAGCCCGTTCAGCACAATGGGCCGCCGAAATGTCTCCAATGTACCTGCCCAGGCATTGATCATGATGAATGATCCGTTTGTGCTTCAACAGGCGCAACTCTGGGGAGAACGGGTGGCTAATGATTCGAATCTCAAAACAACCGACGACAAGATTCGCTGGATGTATGAAACGGCGTTAAGTCGTCAGCCCACTTCAGAAGAACTGGCAGCGGCCAAAGCATTCGTACTAGAACGCACAAAACAAAATCCGGATACAACACCCCCTGCTACCATCTGGGCAGAGCTGGGCCATGTGATCTTTAATCTCAAAGAGTTTATCTACGTTTTTTGATTTCCAGAGAACCCTCAGAAAGTCTGCAACATGCACTGCGGTCAATTCAGACAACAATTCACACGACGTGATATGCTCAAACACTGTGCCAACGGTTTCGGTGCCGCTGCGCTCACAGCCCTGTTGCAGGACCAGGCATTCTCCGGAGTCGCCACCGGCAAAACTCATTTCCCCCCTAAAGCCAAGAACGTTATTTTTCTGTATATGGACGGTGGCCCTTCGCAAGTCGATACGTTCGACCCGAAACCACTGTTAACCAAATACAATGGAAAAAATCCAGGCGAGTTTTTCAAAGTTGAAGACACACAGTTTGATAACGTCGGCAAAGTCCTTAAAAGTCCGTGGAACTTTAAACAATACAGCGAAAGCGGCATCCCGGTCAGCGATCTCTTCCCCCACATCGGCACCTGTGTCGACGACATGGCTGTCATCCGGTCGGTCGTATCTCAATTTCCTGAACATACTTTTGCCAACTACTTTCTACATACCGGCAGCGGCCTGCAGGGACGCCCCAGCATGGGTGCCTGGGTCAATTACGGCTTAGGCAGTGAATGCCAGAATCTGCCCGGCTTTGTTGTTGTTAACGGCGGCCTGATCCCTCCCGGCGGTCTCGACTGCTTCAACAGTGGTTTTCTCCCCGCCAGCTTTCAGGGCTCGGTGTTCAAGCCGGGGGGTAGCGGAATTGCGAACGTCAAACGTCTGGAAAAAACTGTCCAGACTCAACAGCAAAAACTCAAACTGATGCAACAACTGGATCGCTTCAAACAACAGCAATCTGGCGCACACGACGAAATTGAATCTGCCATCTCGAATTATGAACTTGCCTATAAAATGCAAATGGCAATTCCCGACCTGATGTCATTCACCAGCGAAAGTAAATCCACCCTGGACCTGTATGGATTCAATGCAGAATATGAACCCACACAAACCTACGCTGCAGAATGTCTGCTCGCGAGGAGACTCGTCGAACGGGGCGTTCGTTTTGTCGAACTGACTTGCACCAATGTCAAAAGCGATCGCTGGGATCAACATAGTAACTTAAAACGCGATCATGAAAATAACGCCCGCGCCGTGGATCAACCGATTGCGGGCCTGCTGAAAGACCTCAAACAGCGCGGCCTGCTCGATTCCACACTGGTCATCTGGGGCGGCGAGTTCGGAAGAACCCCATTCGCTCAGGGAACCAACGGGCGAGACCACAACCCGTTCGGCTTCTCGATGTGGATGGCAGGCGGCGGGATCAAAGGCGGTACAGTCTATGGCACCACCGATGAATGGGGCTATAAAGTCGTGGAAAACCGCGTGGAAATTCATGATATCCACGCCACCATGCTGCATCTGCTGGGACTGGAACATACGAAATCCACCTTCCGCTTTGGTGGTCGCGACATGCGACTGACCGACGTACACGGACACGTGGTACATGATGTGATTGCTTAAACCAATTTGCTCGTTCGGCATCGATCACGCATTGAAAGGCAATAAGATGAAACCGCTTCTCAGAGTGCTCTGCTTCGCGTTTTCGTATTCACTCCTGCTCGGGCCGAGCACTCTCACCGCGGAAGACTGGCCCGCCTTTCGTGGCCCCCGAGGCAACGGGACCTCACTGGAAACCGAGGTTCCTCTTAAGTGGAATCAAACGGAAAACATCGTCTGGAAAGTTCGGCTCCCGACATCTGGGAACAGCAGCCCGATTGTCTCCAACGGACGTGTGTTTGTGACCTGTGCCGAAAAGGAAGGACGCCAGCGCAGCCTCTACTGCTATGATCGAAGAAACGGCCAGCAACTCTGGGTCCGCACTGTGAACTTCGATAAAGTCTTGCCGACACATAAGACCAACAACTATTGTGGTTCTACTCCCGTGACTGATGGAGAGCGGGTTGTTGTCTGGCATTCCTCAGCTGGTTTATTCTGCTATGACTTCGCCGGCAAAGAACTCTGGAGCCGAAATCTGGGAGAGTTTGAACACATCTGGGGTTATGGAGTCTCCCCGCTCCTGCATGACGGCAAAGTCATCTTGCACTGTGGACCCGGGAAACGGGTCTTCATGACGGCCGTTGACCTGGCGAATGGAAAGACCATCTGGGAAACCGAGGAACCGACTGAAGGGGATGGTCAACGCAACAACGAACGAAAATACATGGGGTCCTGGAGCACACCCGTCATCGCTGACATTAAAGGACAAGAGTTGATCGTCTGCAGCATGTCACTGCGCGTGAATGCCTATGCCCCCCAAACCGGAAAGATCATCTGGAGCTGTTATGGGCTACGAGGTAAAAAAGGCGACCTCGCGTATACGTCACCGGTTCTCGCAAATGATATCTGCGTCGCGATGGGCGGCTACAATGGCCCTGCGATCGGTTTTCGGCTGCAAGGCACGGGAGACATCACTGACCCAGAGCGATTATGGCGAGAGGAACCGAATCCGCAGCGCATTTCGACGGGAGTTTTCACGAATAACCATCTCTTCATGGCAAATGCCGGCCCCAATATTTTCCAGTGCCTGAATCCCAGCACCGGAAAAATCGTCTGGCAGGAACGTTCGGGAGGCGCCGCCTGCTGGGGCTCGATGGTTCTGGCGAATGAGCATCTCTACGTCACCGATCAGAACGGGACAACTCACGTGTTCAAGCCGAATGCAGCACGCTTCGAAAAGGTCGCTCAAAATCAACTGAAAGAACGGAGTAATTCCACGCCCGCTTTTTCTGACGGACAGATTTTTCTCCGTACGTTCCAACATCTTTACTGTATTGGAAACTAACAGAAAACGCGGACTACCAGAGCTCGATTTCCATTTCGAGCTCTACACCGAACTTTTCTGAAACCGTATTCTGCGCCAGATTGATCAGATCGAGTACGTTTTCCGTCGTTGCATTTTCATCGTTGATGATGAAATTCGCATGCCGATCACTGATTTCTGCACCACCAATGCGTGTGCCTTTCAGACCTGCCTGATCGATCAGCGCGCCCGCGTGCATGCCACGTGGATTCTTAAAAATGCAACCGGCTGACTGGTGCGTCAAAGGCTGGTTGGCTTTCTTCATGATCCAGTTCTTTTTCATCCGGTTGGCAACTTCGTTGGGATCATCCTGCTTCAATTCAAAAGTGGCTTCCAGAATCGCCAGCTCATTGATGCTGCTTTCGCGGTAACTGAAGCTCAATTCATCTGCAGTCCGAACAAATTTTTCTCCTCGCGCCGTCAAAACAGAGACCGAAGTTGCATACTGACCGATATCGCCGTTATGGCCACCCGTATTTCCATGCAGTGCACCACCGACCGTTCCGGGAATCCCAACCAGACCTTCCAGGCCGACCAGCCCCGCTTTCACGGTCTGAGAAACAAGATTTGACAACAATGCACCGGACCCTGCGGTTACCGTGGTCCCTTCGATCTGGATCTTCGCGAATTCTTCGTCGTGAATTCGGATTACTGCGCCCTGCACGCCGGAATCTTTGATCAGAATATTTGAGCCTCCGCCCATCACGCGCACGGGGATCTCATTTTCGACACAACACAAAACGACTGCCTGCAGTTCGTCCACGTTGCGTGGTTCCAGAAAGAACTGGGCCGGTCCCCCTATTTTGAAATAGGAATACTTGGCCAATGGTTCAGAATGCTTAAGAATCTCTTTGAAGTCTTCGATTGAGCTCATGATGGATCCGATTTATCTCGCCCGCTCCCATAGTAATGATGATATCACCAGATTGAGCCTCAGTCTCTAAAGTTGAGAGCATCTGGTCAAGGGAACTGCTGAATCTAGCCGAATCATTATGACGAAGAATTCGATTTACAAGCTCTTTTGACGTTTCAACGGGTTCTTCACCCAGGTTTTCACGGGCCGCATAGACGGGGGCAATCAGAATTTCGTCCGCCAAAGCGAAACTGCGGGCATAATAATCCATCAAAGCCTGCGTGCGCGAGACCTGGTGCGGTTCATATAAACACCAGACTTTTCGATCCGGATTTTCCTGCCTCAGCATTTTGAGCGTCGACTGAATCGCTGTCGGGTGATGGGCATAATCGTCGAAAAGAGCGATTCCTTTATAAGAGCCCATTCGCTCATAACGGCGGCGAATTCCGGGAAACTGGTAGATGCCTTCGCGAATCTCTTCCGCATCGATACCAGCGGTGTGGCACAGAATCGTTGCGACCATCGCGTTGGAAACATTATGTTTACCCGTTTTCTGCAGGGAAATTTCTGAATAATACTCACCTTGATGAAAGAGTCGGAATCGCAGGCCAAATGAGGTCGGTTTGATATCCGTAGCCCACCAGTCTGCCCCTCGTTCCAGAGAAAAGGTCGTTACTTTCGCTTTGCACGCTTCGCGAATTTTCGAAAGTCCCAGGCAGGTTGCCGGCAGCAATAAGGAACCACTCACCGGAATGCGGGAAACAAACTCAGCGTAAGCGGTCGTCATATCGTCCTGGTTTTTGAAATAATCAAAATGATCCGGCTCGATGTTTGTAATCGCGGCATGATAGGGGAATAAATTCAGAAAACTACGTTGATACTCGCAACTTTCCGCTACAAATAAAGGCCCTTCGCCGGCCCAGCCGTTCAAATTTTCGTTGCATAATTCCGCACCAATCACCGCAGAAGGAGCAGCACCAGAGTTTTCAAGCACATACGCAGTCAAAGCGGTTGTCGTGCTTTTTCCATGTGTCCCTGCGATACAAACGCCTTTTTTCTGCCGCATCAGGCTACCCAGCATCTGCGCATATGAGAATTGAGGTATTCCCATTCGCTGCGCAAATCGACGTTCCGGATTTGCCAGACCAATCGCCGGACTATAAATCAACACGTTCGTTCCTTCAGGAACAAACCGCTTGTCATGTCCCTGATGAACCCGATATCCGCCTGACCGCAACGAGCCTGCGGCAGGAATGGGAGGACTCATATCAGATCCCGTCACGCGGCAGCCAGCACTTGCCAGATATTCGGCGAGCGCTTTCATTCCGGAACCACAAATACCAACTAGATGGGCAGAGGCAGGTAATGCAGCTGAATCCAACTGGAATTCATTCGTTGACAGGCTTTGCTGATTAATGTTCGCTTTTGACAGGATCATAGTCGCCTTAATGTCTATCTGAAGTTCCCGATGATTGGTCTTGAAAAGGGAGAGTCCCCCCCGACAAGTACTGGTTTCGGCTGGATCGTTCCGAAATCCCTCGTCTCTAACTATCGGGAATCAACGCGTTCTGAATCCATTGGTTATGACATTTGTTTCGACTAGATAAACATTATCGAATAAAAAGATCCTGTTGCATCAAGCCGGTCGTCTGGTAAAAGCTGACAAGATAGATAAACCTGAGTCATTTTTGACTCGAAGTCGTTTGGCTCCTTTGACTTCCTTTGATTTTTTCAAAGTTCTTATAATTCTTCTCCGGCTTCGATACAATGCATTATGCCTCGAAATGGAATCTGTCTGAAGACCAGTTTTTTCTAGCTGCTTTCCGCCAAACACTGTTCAATCGAATCGTTCCCGAAGGAGTAATCGAATGCCGTCTCCCGAATTTGATATTCAAGCGGCCCATCGCTATTTCGCTGCTGCCTGTTTTAATAAAACCTGGGAGTACCTGGATAAAAAAGATCGTACTCCAGCAGAAAATCTCGAGATGATTTCCACCTGTCATGCCTCATATTGGCACTGGACCCAGTTTGAGGGACATACGCCGCAAAACATTTCTATCGCTTACTGGCAACTCTCTCGGGTTTATGCAATCACCAACCAGCCGAGTAACGCTCTCAGTTTTGGTACTCTCTGTCTTAACGTGACTCGAGAGGGTCAATTGAGCCCTTTTTATCTGGCCTATGCTTATGAAGCGCTGGCGCGGGCCGCCTCGGTTGCTAATAAACCAGAAGAGGTCGCATCGTACCTGGAGCAGGCAAAAAAAATCGCAGAAACTGATCTGGAGGGAGATGAAAAACAGCAATTGCTGACCGATCTGGATACAATATAGGTATCTTTCGTCCTGTCTGTTCTGATCTTGGGGCGCTGTAATTCACCGAGCATACTTTAGCGCATTTTTATGGATTATCTGAAACAACTTCTGGAATCCTACTTCGATATCCCACCGGCGGGGCCGGGGCAGGGATCGGCGTGGAATTTCCAGTGGCACTCTCCCTGGCCAGCTTGGCTACCAGACTGGTGTGTGCTCTTGTTGGGTGTTGGAATTCTGTTTCTGCTGATTTACGCTTACCTCAAAGATACGGCTCATTTAGATCTGCCCAAGCGTGCTGTCCTGCTCAGTCTTCGACTCGTACTGTTTGTGATTGTCTTATTGTTCCTTACCAAATTCACGTTGACGATTCACAGAACTGGTTTGCCGTTTGTCGCCTTGCTGATTGATGACTCCGCCAGCATGGGCCTGGAAGATGATTATTCTCAATCCGCGTCCACAAAAATCAGTCAGGTAGCCAAAGAGCAGACGGAAGGAAAAAATCGACTCGATCTCGTCAAGAACCTGTTACTTCAGGACAACGCCCGATTTTTAACCGAGCTGCAGGAAAATCACAAACTCAGGCTTTACCACTTTTCCGAAGAGTGTATCCCGCTGGGACAACCAGGCCTGCTGGATAAAACAGACGCCGAACAAACCCAGGAACTGCTCAAACAAATTCAACCATTGGGAACGGAAACGCGGCTGTTTCACGCCGTACAAAAAGTACTCAATGATTTTCGTGGCACTCCACCGACAGCCATCATTGTGCTGAGTGATGGAATCTCCAGCACGGGTGAGGTCGATCTCTTATCGCGTGCCGCCATTTTGGCAAAGTCAAAACTGGTTCCGATCTTTCCCGTCGGCGTCGGAAGTGAACAACCGGTCCGCGATCTACAACTGTATGATCTGCTGGTAGATGACGTCGCTTTCGTCAACGATCCAATCAATCTATCAGCGAAAGTAAAAAGCTTCGGCATCAATTCCGGTTCGATTTCTGTCGCCCTTAAGGATGCAAAAACGGGAGCATCTCTTGCTGCACGACAGATTCCGGTAAACCCGAAAAAAGAGTATCAGAAAATCGAACTTACTTTCACCCCCAACAGACCGGGGTTATTTGAATACGTATTTGAAGTCGAACCGGTCAAAGGCGAGGTAAATCAGAAAAATAACCAGCAGAGCGGGCAGGTCTCCGTACTCGATCAGAAAATCCGCGTCTTGCTGGTGGATTCGGTTCCCCGCTATGAGTATCGCTATCTGAAACACCTGCTGGAGCGAGATAAAACGATCGAGCTGCGCAGCATCTTACAGGAATCGGATCTCGAATATTCTTCTGAAGATGCGACCGCCCTTGATTATTTCCCGGTCAAAAAAGAAGACCTCTACCAATACGATGTTGTCATTCTGGGAGATGCCGATCCAGCATACTTCAGTCAGGCGGTGCTTGAGAATCTGGATCAGTTCGTCCGGGAAAAAGGAGGCGGACTGATCGTCGTCGCGGGCCCTCGCTTTGCACCACAGACCTATGCCAATACCGTGCTCGAGGGACTGCTGCCAATCGAAATTTCCAAACAGAATCAGCTGACCGATCAAGCTCCCATCGTCAATGGCTTCCAA
This window of the Gimesia fumaroli genome carries:
- a CDS encoding DUF1501 domain-containing protein, translated to MHCGQFRQQFTRRDMLKHCANGFGAAALTALLQDQAFSGVATGKTHFPPKAKNVIFLYMDGGPSQVDTFDPKPLLTKYNGKNPGEFFKVEDTQFDNVGKVLKSPWNFKQYSESGIPVSDLFPHIGTCVDDMAVIRSVVSQFPEHTFANYFLHTGSGLQGRPSMGAWVNYGLGSECQNLPGFVVVNGGLIPPGGLDCFNSGFLPASFQGSVFKPGGSGIANVKRLEKTVQTQQQKLKLMQQLDRFKQQQSGAHDEIESAISNYELAYKMQMAIPDLMSFTSESKSTLDLYGFNAEYEPTQTYAAECLLARRLVERGVRFVELTCTNVKSDRWDQHSNLKRDHENNARAVDQPIAGLLKDLKQRGLLDSTLVIWGGEFGRTPFAQGTNGRDHNPFGFSMWMAGGGIKGGTVYGTTDEWGYKVVENRVEIHDIHATMLHLLGLEHTKSTFRFGGRDMRLTDVHGHVVHDVIA
- a CDS encoding PQQ-like beta-propeller repeat protein, coding for MKPLLRVLCFAFSYSLLLGPSTLTAEDWPAFRGPRGNGTSLETEVPLKWNQTENIVWKVRLPTSGNSSPIVSNGRVFVTCAEKEGRQRSLYCYDRRNGQQLWVRTVNFDKVLPTHKTNNYCGSTPVTDGERVVVWHSSAGLFCYDFAGKELWSRNLGEFEHIWGYGVSPLLHDGKVILHCGPGKRVFMTAVDLANGKTIWETEEPTEGDGQRNNERKYMGSWSTPVIADIKGQELIVCSMSLRVNAYAPQTGKIIWSCYGLRGKKGDLAYTSPVLANDICVAMGGYNGPAIGFRLQGTGDITDPERLWREEPNPQRISTGVFTNNHLFMANAGPNIFQCLNPSTGKIVWQERSGGAACWGSMVLANEHLYVTDQNGTTHVFKPNAARFEKVAQNQLKERSNSTPAFSDGQIFLRTFQHLYCIGN
- the murC gene encoding UDP-N-acetylmuramate--L-alanine ligase, whose product is MILSKANINQQSLSTNEFQLDSAALPASAHLVGICGSGMKALAEYLASAGCRVTGSDMSPPIPAAGSLRSGGYRVHQGHDKRFVPEGTNVLIYSPAIGLANPERRFAQRMGIPQFSYAQMLGSLMRQKKGVCIAGTHGKSTTTALTAYVLENSGAAPSAVIGAELCNENLNGWAGEGPLFVAESCEYQRSFLNLFPYHAAITNIEPDHFDYFKNQDDMTTAYAEFVSRIPVSGSLLLPATCLGLSKIREACKAKVTTFSLERGADWWATDIKPTSFGLRFRLFHQGEYYSEISLQKTGKHNVSNAMVATILCHTAGIDAEEIREGIYQFPGIRRRYERMGSYKGIALFDDYAHHPTAIQSTLKMLRQENPDRKVWCLYEPHQVSRTQALMDYYARSFALADEILIAPVYAARENLGEEPVETSKELVNRILRHNDSARFSSSLDQMLSTLETEAQSGDIIITMGAGEINRIHHELNRRLQRDS
- a CDS encoding VWA domain-containing protein, coding for MDYLKQLLESYFDIPPAGPGQGSAWNFQWHSPWPAWLPDWCVLLLGVGILFLLIYAYLKDTAHLDLPKRAVLLSLRLVLFVIVLLFLTKFTLTIHRTGLPFVALLIDDSASMGLEDDYSQSASTKISQVAKEQTEGKNRLDLVKNLLLQDNARFLTELQENHKLRLYHFSEECIPLGQPGLLDKTDAEQTQELLKQIQPLGTETRLFHAVQKVLNDFRGTPPTAIIVLSDGISSTGEVDLLSRAAILAKSKLVPIFPVGVGSEQPVRDLQLYDLLVDDVAFVNDPINLSAKVKSFGINSGSISVALKDAKTGASLAARQIPVNPKKEYQKIELTFTPNRPGLFEYVFEVEPVKGEVNQKNNQQSGQVSVLDQKIRVLLVDSVPRYEYRYLKHLLERDKTIELRSILQESDLEYSSEDATALDYFPVKKEDLYQYDVVILGDADPAYFSQAVLENLDQFVREKGGGLIVVAGPRFAPQTYANTVLEGLLPIEISKQNQLTDQAPIVNGFQPELTSEGQFSTSIFRFADNAEQSRTIWNNLPELYWYYAADKVKPGASVLAIHPTQKGKNGQNIPIIATQRVGAGKVIFNATDDLWRWRDLVGDLYYSRYWVQAIRYLSRAKLLNQEQAVELTLDRKTYQQGDTVQFRVKFLDERLIPTGSETVTVMLERQGEASRPVKLTPLEKSPSVFEGTFSNITEGAYHTWVSQPILQGTPPAEDFRVEVSQRELLNRDMNQSDMQKTAKETRGEYFQIFAAGELPQAIPVGHPVPLENEEPIPLWNRWEFLLLFTLLISIEWLLRKRFRLV
- the murB gene encoding UDP-N-acetylmuramate dehydrogenase; translated protein: MSSIEDFKEILKHSEPLAKYSYFKIGGPAQFFLEPRNVDELQAVVLCCVENEIPVRVMGGGSNILIKDSGVQGAVIRIHDEEFAKIQIEGTTVTAGSGALLSNLVSQTVKAGLVGLEGLVGIPGTVGGALHGNTGGHNGDIGQYATSVSVLTARGEKFVRTADELSFSYRESSINELAILEATFELKQDDPNEVANRMKKNWIMKKANQPLTHQSAGCIFKNPRGMHAGALIDQAGLKGTRIGGAEISDRHANFIINDENATTENVLDLINLAQNTVSEKFGVELEMEIELW